The following are encoded in a window of Mycobacterium vicinigordonae genomic DNA:
- a CDS encoding TetR/AcrR family transcriptional regulator: MASTRSWDALVQATLLLIAETGVDSLTLSQVAEQAGVSRATAYREFGDKDGLVSAVAQHEIQQMALDVMTGADSHADPATLVPTTVLAALRYLRNHAAFTYVRDHEPHWLLQAVLRVGEARMNVVQTVAATIAPAIAATEYPHPVLPPLQTAEIIVRTVLSHTLIERSALTDEEVAASVARAITVG; the protein is encoded by the coding sequence ATGGCCTCAACTCGTTCCTGGGACGCGCTGGTGCAGGCGACATTGCTGCTCATCGCCGAAACCGGCGTCGATTCCCTCACCCTGAGCCAGGTCGCCGAGCAAGCGGGCGTCTCCCGCGCCACCGCCTACCGTGAATTCGGCGACAAAGACGGGTTGGTGTCCGCGGTGGCCCAGCACGAGATCCAGCAGATGGCCCTCGATGTGATGACCGGCGCCGACTCACACGCCGATCCCGCGACGTTGGTGCCGACGACCGTCCTGGCCGCCCTGCGCTACCTGCGCAACCACGCCGCCTTCACCTACGTGCGCGACCACGAACCACACTGGCTGCTGCAAGCCGTATTGCGCGTCGGGGAGGCGCGGATGAACGTGGTGCAGACCGTAGCCGCGACCATCGCGCCGGCGATCGCCGCCACAGAGTATCCACATCCGGTACTGCCACCGCTGCAGACCGCCGAAATCATCGTTCGCACAGTACTTTCGCACACGTTAATCGAACGAAGTGCGCTTACCGACGAGGAAGTCGCCGCCTCGGTGGCACGTGCGATCACCGTCGGCTGA
- a CDS encoding helix-turn-helix domain-containing protein, producing the protein MTKQPRLLSTVQAADYLGVSTNTIRNYIARGWLTAHRIGPKLLKFDPADLDRVAERVN; encoded by the coding sequence ATGACTAAACAGCCCCGTCTGCTCTCAACCGTCCAAGCAGCCGACTATCTCGGCGTCTCAACCAACACCATCCGCAACTACATCGCTCGCGGTTGGCTCACAGCTCACCGCATCGGCCCAAAACTGCTCAAGTTTGATCCCGCCGACCTTGACCGCGTGGCAGAACGGGTCAACTGA
- a CDS encoding N-6 DNA methylase, whose amino-acid sequence MARSRATAEHAAEASIAAVIVEQGKILDFIDRTTQRPETPEEYVRQEIAKSLVREYLYSREYIAVEYTLRLGSRRPRADLVIFSDSKKHTQDRAQIILECKAPTVKADDRNDGVGQLQSYMAACPNARYGMWTNGTDRYCYAKVETRGEVSFEEIADIPAFGSTIEDAEKPTFDKLKPASSDALLFAFRRCHNYIAGNQGLQKPEAFWELLKLIFCKIHDERESQSVKFYATSAERRNLNGEMKVRARIEKLFDSVKKDYPQIFKTGEEIELTPAVLAYIVSQLQIYALLESDVDVKGKAYEEIVGSNLRGDRGEFFTPRNVCRMVVNMLDPNDRQLILDPACGTGGFLITAMNHVIAAIRVQELAKWKGQARAETAISQRNDRFLSHKLIGMDFNPNLVKAAKMNMVMNNDGEGGLYQADSLASPATWVAGLRELSLMNSVDLLMTNPPFGSKIPVDNPTVLEAYELGHQWNYDEADDRWVMLETIQRSQPPEILFIERCLRFLKPGSGVAAMVLPDGILGSPGLGYVRQWLMDNAYILASIDMHPDTFQPGTSVQTSILVFQRKTETQKKIDAAGKPTEYEVFMALANHIGHDKRGNTLYLRDKDGNEIVEEVELPVREYIDGVPVLKNQKTMRKMVDDNTGTVATEFRKWVTQAS is encoded by the coding sequence TTGGCGAGGAGCCGCGCAACTGCGGAGCATGCGGCCGAAGCATCGATCGCAGCGGTCATCGTAGAGCAAGGAAAAATACTTGACTTCATCGATCGCACCACACAAAGACCTGAAACGCCTGAGGAGTACGTACGGCAGGAAATAGCTAAATCACTCGTACGCGAATATCTATATTCTCGGGAATATATAGCAGTAGAATATACGCTACGCCTTGGGAGCCGCAGACCTCGCGCAGACTTAGTCATATTTAGCGATTCGAAGAAACACACTCAAGACCGTGCACAAATCATCCTCGAATGTAAAGCGCCTACCGTTAAGGCAGACGATCGCAATGACGGAGTAGGCCAACTACAAAGCTATATGGCCGCATGCCCTAATGCGCGATATGGTATGTGGACGAACGGGACTGATCGATACTGCTACGCAAAGGTAGAGACTCGCGGAGAGGTCAGCTTCGAAGAGATTGCCGACATTCCTGCGTTTGGATCAACAATCGAGGATGCAGAGAAACCGACCTTCGATAAGTTGAAGCCTGCGTCAAGTGACGCACTTCTTTTTGCGTTTCGCCGCTGCCATAACTACATCGCTGGTAATCAGGGTTTACAGAAGCCAGAAGCCTTTTGGGAGCTGTTGAAGCTGATCTTTTGCAAAATTCATGACGAGCGAGAATCTCAGTCAGTGAAATTCTATGCAACATCTGCTGAGCGACGAAACCTCAACGGCGAAATGAAAGTTCGCGCACGGATCGAAAAGCTATTCGATTCAGTCAAGAAAGATTACCCTCAAATTTTTAAGACCGGTGAGGAGATCGAACTTACACCGGCAGTCCTCGCCTATATCGTAAGCCAGTTACAAATTTACGCACTACTTGAAAGTGACGTAGATGTCAAAGGCAAGGCCTACGAGGAGATTGTCGGATCGAACCTGCGGGGAGATAGAGGGGAGTTCTTTACTCCTCGAAACGTGTGCCGCATGGTCGTCAACATGCTCGATCCTAACGACCGGCAACTAATCCTCGATCCGGCATGCGGTACCGGCGGGTTTTTGATTACCGCGATGAATCATGTAATCGCCGCTATACGGGTTCAAGAGCTCGCAAAATGGAAAGGTCAAGCGCGCGCTGAGACCGCGATTTCACAACGCAATGACAGATTCCTTAGCCACAAACTAATTGGGATGGACTTCAACCCAAATCTCGTAAAAGCGGCAAAAATGAATATGGTGATGAATAATGACGGCGAAGGCGGCCTTTATCAAGCCGATTCGCTTGCATCACCAGCGACTTGGGTTGCCGGACTTCGTGAACTTTCCTTGATGAATTCGGTTGATTTGTTGATGACCAATCCGCCGTTCGGCTCTAAGATACCTGTCGACAATCCGACAGTCCTGGAAGCGTACGAACTCGGACATCAATGGAATTATGACGAGGCGGATGACCGCTGGGTGATGCTCGAAACAATCCAGAGGTCACAACCGCCGGAGATTTTGTTTATTGAAAGATGCCTGCGCTTTCTCAAGCCCGGTTCCGGAGTTGCCGCCATGGTGCTACCTGACGGCATTCTGGGCTCTCCCGGCTTGGGCTACGTGCGTCAGTGGCTTATGGATAACGCCTACATTTTGGCGAGTATCGACATGCACCCCGATACTTTTCAGCCTGGCACGAGTGTTCAAACGAGCATATTAGTTTTCCAGCGCAAGACCGAAACGCAGAAGAAGATCGATGCTGCTGGTAAACCGACTGAATACGAAGTCTTCATGGCTTTGGCTAATCATATTGGACACGATAAGCGCGGAAACACGCTTTACCTTCGGGATAAGGACGGTAACGAAATCGTCGAAGAGGTTGAGTTGCCCGTACGCGAATATATCGATGGAGTGCCGGTGTTGAAAAATCAAAAGACAATGCGCAAGATGGTCGACGATAACACGGGCACCGTCGCAACTGAATTCCGCAAATGGGTAACTCAAGCGTCGTAG
- a CDS encoding AAA family ATPase, with the protein MRLNTAAQAKRLQSLAAWTEPQDQGDALHQYQNRPPAPDWLIKELIPPGSRVLVNAQWKTGKTTLGVNLLHTLVTGRDFLRRFSLATKPLEAVAYWNHEVDQQTFLGWLHDRGLIDPDEPYGRRIFPLHTRDFTSQINFDNDAAVEWAVNWLKERRIEAWFIDTLSRLYTGSEKENDEITRWWQTMNEVAAKAGVKTVVIFHHTGYSEEAQERGRGASALMGLPDVLVSYRHNGKPGEFPPDNIRWLKAFGRNVHLDEVELDYAGDAKRELFVTGSGNKRETPGLRDAAASVALYLHDTPGVGEVNQGNLCKALGLKTTGRSKEFTDEVLRTVVANQWVSRREQGKAILYKAGSIHPTRAV; encoded by the coding sequence TTGCGACTCAATACCGCAGCACAAGCCAAGCGGCTGCAATCACTCGCGGCATGGACAGAGCCGCAAGATCAGGGAGACGCACTCCACCAGTATCAGAACCGACCACCCGCACCCGATTGGCTCATTAAAGAGCTGATCCCGCCAGGATCGCGAGTCTTGGTTAACGCACAGTGGAAAACCGGCAAGACGACACTAGGCGTGAACTTGCTGCATACGTTGGTCACCGGGCGTGATTTCCTGCGTAGGTTCTCCCTAGCCACGAAGCCTCTTGAGGCGGTCGCCTACTGGAATCACGAAGTTGACCAGCAGACGTTTCTTGGTTGGCTGCATGATCGCGGCCTGATTGATCCAGACGAACCGTACGGGCGTCGAATCTTCCCGTTGCACACCAGGGACTTCACAAGTCAGATCAATTTTGACAACGACGCCGCTGTTGAGTGGGCCGTCAACTGGCTCAAAGAACGGCGCATTGAAGCGTGGTTCATCGATACGCTCTCACGGCTGTATACGGGCAGTGAGAAGGAAAACGATGAAATCACGCGCTGGTGGCAGACGATGAACGAGGTTGCCGCCAAGGCGGGTGTGAAAACCGTTGTGATCTTTCACCATACGGGCTATTCCGAAGAAGCTCAGGAACGCGGTCGCGGCGCTAGCGCGCTTATGGGTCTTCCCGACGTGCTCGTTTCATATCGGCACAACGGTAAACCGGGTGAATTTCCGCCCGATAACATACGGTGGCTCAAGGCTTTTGGCCGCAACGTCCACTTAGACGAAGTCGAACTAGATTACGCAGGCGATGCCAAGCGCGAGCTGTTCGTCACGGGCAGCGGAAACAAGCGAGAAACGCCAGGCTTGCGCGACGCAGCGGCTTCGGTCGCTCTGTACCTTCACGACACGCCCGGTGTCGGTGAAGTCAACCAAGGCAATCTCTGTAAAGCGTTGGGTTTGAAAACAACCGGCAGAAGCAAAGAGTTCACAGATGAGGTTCTGCGCACTGTCGTTGCAAACCAATGGGTTTCGCGCAGGGAGCAGGGCAAGGCGATCCTTTACAAAGCAGGTTCAATACACCCAACGAGAGCGGTCTAA
- a CDS encoding tyrosine-type recombinase/integrase, translated as MPATKGHRNWGWLRKLPSGKYQASYLKDGTRYKAAGTFDTKLNAEGWLANEKNYLDRCRMTGETWKSPEQRRDEGKAAVLLVGDYGKQVIEERKTKETTRSLYNSLWTNHVQERLGVIPLRELNAEAIRAWYARLEGETTKRHAYSLLNMVCNVAVKDGLLVRNPCQIDGAMTTKRKREPEILTVDELNAVADAMPERFKLLVLLSAWCGLRWGEATELRRSDINANRDQITISRAVTHVGKCRIDTTKSGNVRYVSIPASLRRLVEDHLAEHVESQRDALLFKPFMGGCHVNDQVFAKTWYKPALKDAGREKVRIHDLRHFGATMMAHAGASPTEIALFLGHSTPTMSMRYTAATASRMTHLADRLSKMAETVQKAS; from the coding sequence ATGCCCGCGACTAAAGGTCACCGCAATTGGGGCTGGCTTCGAAAGCTGCCAAGCGGCAAGTACCAGGCGTCTTACCTCAAAGACGGCACGCGCTACAAAGCTGCCGGAACGTTTGACACCAAGCTCAACGCCGAAGGTTGGCTAGCCAACGAAAAGAACTATCTAGATCGTTGCCGGATGACGGGGGAGACGTGGAAATCTCCCGAGCAGCGCCGCGACGAAGGTAAGGCCGCTGTGTTGCTTGTAGGCGATTACGGCAAGCAGGTGATCGAAGAGCGCAAAACCAAGGAAACCACCCGAAGCCTCTATAACTCTCTGTGGACGAACCACGTCCAAGAGCGGCTAGGCGTGATCCCGCTGCGTGAATTGAACGCCGAAGCGATCAGAGCGTGGTACGCGCGCCTTGAAGGCGAAACGACCAAGCGCCACGCTTACAGCCTTTTGAACATGGTCTGCAATGTCGCCGTGAAAGACGGCTTGCTGGTCCGCAACCCTTGCCAGATTGACGGGGCGATGACAACCAAGCGCAAGCGCGAACCGGAGATTTTGACCGTTGACGAGCTGAACGCGGTTGCCGATGCAATGCCCGAACGATTCAAGCTGTTGGTTCTGCTCTCGGCCTGGTGCGGCCTGCGTTGGGGCGAAGCAACCGAGCTGCGCCGAAGCGATATCAACGCCAATCGTGACCAGATCACTATCTCGCGTGCTGTGACCCATGTTGGCAAGTGCCGAATCGATACGACCAAATCGGGCAACGTCCGTTATGTCTCGATTCCGGCCAGTCTGCGCCGATTGGTCGAAGATCACCTAGCCGAACACGTCGAAAGCCAAAGAGATGCCTTGCTGTTCAAGCCATTTATGGGCGGCTGTCACGTCAACGACCAGGTTTTTGCAAAGACGTGGTACAAACCGGCCTTGAAAGACGCTGGCAGGGAAAAGGTTCGAATCCATGACTTGCGGCACTTCGGCGCAACGATGATGGCTCACGCTGGCGCAAGTCCAACCGAGATTGCCCTGTTTCTTGGTCATTCAACGCCAACGATGTCTATGCGCTACACAGCGGCGACGGCTAGCCGAATGACGCATTTGGCCGATAGGCTGTCCAAGATGGCTGAAACGGTCCAAAAGGCAAGCTAG
- a CDS encoding PPE family protein: MDFGALPPELNSGRMFTGPGSGSMLAAGSAWDGLAAQLHSAAAAYRSVISNLASGWHGPSSAAMAAAAAPYVEWMSATAAQAEQAASQARAVAAAYETAFMATVPPAVVAENRSQLASLVATNILGQNTASIAAIEAEYAQMWAQDAAAMYGYAGSSSTAAQITPFKPAPQTVNPVGAAGQSAAVAQAVGSAPASAQSTLSQLMSTTPHTLQSLASPAASPAADPSSLITFLDNLNSTPLARIAANVEFVTKGIRPVNDTLLSLSLGLVSTARTWSDTAVDLEGPLFAALGSSTQAAGGPAVTAGVGSAGLAGALSVPPSWAVASPAAKLAATVLECTSLGAAPTVAATMSGLAGQMVLAGLAGGALGGALPRGISAGAGRGVGRRAPENDTKIPEKLKVILADLQEAPETVQHWHTDKAHLESLLDQLSKKPGVHAVHLSPKDKPKAISPQPTWG, from the coding sequence ATGGATTTCGGAGCACTGCCGCCGGAGCTTAACTCCGGTCGGATGTTCACCGGGCCGGGTTCGGGATCGATGTTGGCCGCGGGGTCGGCCTGGGACGGGTTGGCTGCCCAGCTGCACTCCGCGGCGGCCGCCTACCGATCCGTAATCTCCAACCTGGCCAGTGGTTGGCACGGTCCCTCATCGGCGGCCATGGCCGCCGCCGCGGCGCCGTACGTGGAATGGATGAGTGCTACCGCGGCCCAAGCCGAGCAGGCCGCCTCCCAGGCCAGAGCGGTCGCGGCCGCCTACGAGACCGCGTTCATGGCGACGGTGCCCCCGGCGGTGGTCGCGGAAAACCGAAGCCAGTTGGCGTCACTGGTGGCGACGAACATTCTTGGCCAGAACACCGCCTCGATCGCAGCCATCGAGGCGGAGTACGCGCAGATGTGGGCGCAAGACGCTGCCGCGATGTACGGCTACGCGGGCTCCTCGTCCACGGCTGCTCAGATAACGCCGTTCAAACCTGCACCGCAGACCGTCAATCCCGTTGGCGCGGCGGGCCAATCAGCGGCGGTCGCCCAAGCCGTCGGCTCGGCACCCGCCAGCGCGCAATCGACCTTGTCGCAGCTGATGTCGACTACGCCGCACACCCTGCAGAGCCTTGCATCGCCCGCGGCATCCCCCGCTGCGGATCCGTCGTCGCTCATAACCTTCCTGGACAACCTGAATTCCACGCCGCTGGCGCGGATTGCCGCGAACGTCGAATTCGTCACCAAAGGCATCAGGCCGGTCAACGACACGTTGTTGAGCCTCAGTTTGGGACTGGTATCAACGGCACGGACCTGGAGCGATACTGCGGTCGATCTCGAGGGTCCGCTGTTCGCGGCACTTGGGTCGAGCACCCAGGCGGCGGGTGGGCCTGCGGTGACGGCGGGTGTCGGGAGTGCGGGTTTGGCAGGTGCTTTGTCGGTGCCGCCGAGCTGGGCTGTGGCCAGTCCTGCTGCCAAGCTTGCCGCCACCGTGCTGGAGTGCACCAGCCTAGGCGCCGCACCGACGGTTGCGGCGACCATGAGTGGCCTCGCGGGTCAAATGGTCCTTGCTGGCTTGGCCGGAGGTGCTCTGGGCGGTGCGCTCCCGCGCGGGATCAGCGCAGGCGCCGGGCGGGGAGTGGGTCGCCGCGCACCAGAGAACGACACAAAAATTCCGGAGAAGCTCAAGGTTATCCTCGCGGACTTGCAGGAGGCGCCGGAAACCGTTCAGCACTGGCACACCGACAAGGCCCACCTGGAGAGCCTTCTGGACCAGTTATCCAAGAAGCCTGGTGTTCATGCCGTGCATCTGTCCCCGAAAGACAAACCTAAGGCAATTTCACCCCAGCCGACCTGGGGATGA
- a CDS encoding PPE family protein, with amino-acid sequence MDFGVLPPEVNSGRMYVGPGAGPMLTAAAAWDGLAAQLHATAASYESTIADLASGWQGSSSSAMLAAAGPYTAWISATAAQAEQAASQARAAVSAYETAFAATVPPAIVASNRARLMALVATNLLGQNTAAIMATEAEYAEMWAQDASAMYGYAGSSATATQMTPFSQPPQTANPAGMAAQAAVVHAAGGSAASNAQSTLPQLMLTVPQSLQALTTPTAAADTPSLLSALDLALTGPLGPSSVYGIGGSPYLLGIENYLVPQNVANVNSARQRLDRDRSKLVSLGGDLGSQTRVVGSISSGGTGISAGMGRSGVVGGMSVPQGWAVAAPESRMVTAVMPQSTTFAAAPAALAVQGQGSLFGEIAASGLAGHAVATASNGSAGGMGLGGNAFRRAAATATIFVINADDTQE; translated from the coding sequence ATGGATTTCGGAGTTTTGCCGCCCGAGGTCAATTCGGGCCGGATGTATGTCGGTCCCGGTGCGGGTCCGATGCTGACGGCCGCTGCGGCGTGGGACGGTTTGGCCGCCCAGCTGCACGCGACGGCCGCCTCGTACGAGTCGACCATTGCGGATCTGGCCAGTGGCTGGCAGGGCTCTTCGTCAAGCGCGATGCTCGCCGCGGCAGGGCCGTATACGGCGTGGATAAGCGCGACCGCCGCCCAGGCCGAGCAAGCCGCCAGCCAGGCGCGAGCGGCGGTATCGGCTTATGAGACAGCATTTGCAGCGACGGTGCCCCCTGCGATCGTTGCGTCCAATCGTGCCCGGCTGATGGCTTTGGTGGCGACCAACCTGCTCGGCCAGAACACCGCGGCGATCATGGCCACCGAGGCCGAGTACGCCGAAATGTGGGCTCAGGATGCCTCGGCGATGTACGGCTATGCCGGCTCCTCGGCGACCGCCACGCAGATGACTCCATTCAGCCAGCCGCCGCAGACTGCCAACCCGGCCGGGATGGCGGCCCAGGCCGCCGTTGTACACGCCGCGGGCGGCTCTGCGGCTTCGAATGCGCAATCGACTCTGCCGCAACTGATGTTGACCGTTCCGCAATCTCTGCAAGCCCTGACAACCCCCACTGCCGCCGCCGACACACCGTCGCTGCTGTCAGCATTGGACCTGGCCCTCACCGGCCCGTTGGGACCAAGCTCGGTGTATGGCATTGGGGGTAGCCCGTATCTGCTGGGCATCGAAAACTACCTGGTGCCGCAAAACGTGGCGAATGTCAACAGCGCCAGACAACGGCTTGACAGGGATCGCTCCAAGCTGGTGTCGCTGGGCGGAGACCTCGGTTCACAGACGCGGGTGGTGGGTTCGATATCTTCCGGCGGAACCGGCATTTCCGCGGGCATGGGCCGTTCCGGGGTAGTCGGCGGCATGTCGGTGCCGCAGGGGTGGGCCGTGGCGGCTCCGGAAAGCCGGATGGTTACTGCCGTCATGCCACAGTCCACCACTTTTGCCGCTGCTCCGGCGGCCCTTGCTGTGCAAGGACAGGGCTCGCTGTTCGGCGAGATTGCCGCGTCCGGTCTGGCCGGGCACGCCGTGGCCACTGCCAGTAACGGTTCTGCCGGCGGAATGGGCCTCGGGGGCAATGCATTCAGGCGGGCAGCGGCCACTGCCACGATCTTCGTCATCAACGCCGACGACACGCAAGAGTAG
- a CDS encoding Rieske 2Fe-2S domain-containing protein, whose protein sequence is MPVLERRFPFAEYPKGWFQVAYSRDVDEGDVIGLHYFGRQLICYRGNSGTPYVLDAYCPHLGADIGVGGSVRDDCVVCPFHGWSFTGDGTNVDIPYTKRPNPTAKLRSWPTVERAGIIFVWHSAHGGAPDWELPKIPESDDAAFAFYAPEHARWTFRSHPQEVFENTVDIAHFATVHGVSAFGALDVEQNGHLFRAVAEVNFVTPRGPVSGAVDSELFGLGVDVVRHRGLGRSCTILTVTPIDGERVDARYTFFVALDPQTGEMTRMGMGFARDFCKQIEQDIPIWENKIYRGRPKLAPGESAITEFRSWAQNSYDAETTQSAPPR, encoded by the coding sequence ATGCCGGTGCTCGAACGGCGATTCCCTTTCGCGGAATATCCGAAAGGATGGTTCCAGGTCGCCTACAGCCGCGACGTCGACGAAGGCGACGTGATCGGGTTGCACTACTTCGGGCGGCAACTGATCTGCTACCGCGGCAACTCCGGCACCCCTTACGTCCTGGATGCCTACTGCCCGCACCTGGGCGCCGATATCGGGGTCGGCGGCTCGGTCCGCGACGACTGCGTCGTGTGCCCCTTCCACGGCTGGTCCTTCACCGGTGACGGAACGAACGTCGACATCCCGTACACCAAGCGCCCCAACCCGACCGCCAAGCTACGAAGCTGGCCGACAGTCGAGCGTGCCGGCATCATCTTCGTCTGGCACTCCGCCCACGGCGGCGCACCGGATTGGGAGCTGCCGAAGATACCGGAGAGCGACGACGCCGCCTTTGCCTTTTACGCACCCGAACATGCCCGGTGGACATTCCGCTCACATCCGCAGGAAGTCTTCGAAAACACGGTAGACATAGCGCATTTCGCTACGGTGCACGGCGTCTCGGCGTTCGGCGCACTCGACGTCGAGCAGAATGGGCATCTGTTCCGCGCGGTGGCCGAAGTGAATTTCGTGACACCGCGCGGTCCCGTGTCCGGCGCGGTGGACTCCGAATTGTTCGGCCTGGGTGTCGACGTCGTCCGGCACCGCGGTTTGGGTCGGTCGTGCACCATATTGACCGTGACACCGATCGACGGCGAGAGAGTCGATGCGCGATATACCTTCTTCGTCGCCCTTGACCCGCAGACCGGCGAAATGACCAGGATGGGAATGGGATTCGCTCGCGACTTCTGCAAGCAGATCGAACAGGACATCCCGATCTGGGAGAATAAGATCTACCGCGGCCGACCCAAACTAGCTCCGGGTGAATCAGCGATTACGGAGTTCCGTAGCTGGGCGCAGAATTCGTATGACGCCGAGACTACGCAGTCCGCGCCGCCCCGCTGA
- a CDS encoding DEAD/DEAH box helicase, with amino-acid sequence MTTPSFAELGVGERTVRELAARGIDTPFPIQVATLPDTLAGRDALGRGKTGSGKTLAFCIPLVERLAGTRRSSGPIGLILAPTRELATQIAGVLQPLAAVHALKVTTIFGGVPQGRQAAALKAGVDIVVACPGRLEDLMKQRLLSLDTIRVTVLDEADHMADLGFLPSVTRILAATPAGGHRMLFSATLDNGVDKLVRRFLRNPVTHSVDSAESPVPDMTHHVFHVAGTEAKKELVHRLASGTGRRVLFMRTKHQARKLAKQLTQAGVPSVDLHGNLSQPARDRNLAAFSSGEARVLVATDIAARGVHVDDVELVVHVDPPADHKAYLHRSGRTARAGNAGDVVTVVLPEQRRDHQAIMRKAGIDIRPQQVTVDSEPVQALVGEVAQPTYPRGAASVTPGQPARSRPAGTRQRKPVHERRIPGQVDTAGRQGTRRRRAVRAQRVSGAARTA; translated from the coding sequence ATGACCACACCTTCTTTTGCCGAACTCGGCGTCGGCGAAAGGACCGTTCGCGAGCTTGCCGCCCGCGGCATCGACACGCCCTTCCCGATCCAGGTCGCGACCCTGCCCGATACGTTGGCTGGGCGGGACGCTCTCGGTCGCGGCAAGACCGGCAGCGGAAAGACACTGGCCTTCTGCATTCCGCTCGTCGAGCGGCTGGCGGGGACCCGGCGGTCGTCGGGCCCGATCGGATTGATTCTGGCACCCACCCGTGAATTGGCCACCCAGATCGCCGGTGTACTGCAGCCGCTGGCGGCCGTCCATGCCCTGAAGGTCACCACGATCTTCGGCGGCGTGCCGCAGGGCCGCCAGGCAGCGGCACTCAAGGCCGGAGTGGACATCGTCGTTGCGTGTCCGGGCCGATTAGAGGATCTGATGAAGCAGCGCCTCCTCAGCCTGGACACAATCCGGGTGACGGTGCTCGATGAGGCCGACCACATGGCCGACCTGGGCTTCCTGCCGTCGGTGACCCGCATCCTGGCCGCCACACCGGCGGGCGGTCACCGCATGCTGTTCTCCGCGACCCTGGATAACGGCGTCGACAAACTGGTGCGGCGATTCCTGCGCAACCCGGTGACGCACTCCGTGGATTCGGCCGAGTCGCCGGTTCCGGACATGACTCACCACGTGTTCCACGTCGCCGGTACCGAGGCCAAGAAAGAACTTGTCCATCGACTCGCTTCCGGCACCGGGCGTCGAGTGTTGTTCATGCGTACCAAGCATCAGGCCCGTAAGCTCGCCAAGCAGCTCACGCAGGCCGGCGTCCCATCAGTTGACTTGCACGGCAATCTTTCTCAGCCCGCGCGTGACCGCAACCTCGCGGCTTTCAGTAGCGGGGAGGCCCGCGTCCTGGTCGCCACCGACATCGCGGCGCGCGGCGTGCACGTCGATGACGTGGAACTTGTCGTCCATGTGGATCCGCCCGCCGACCATAAGGCCTATCTGCACCGCTCCGGTCGCACTGCGCGGGCGGGCAACGCCGGCGACGTCGTCACGGTGGTGTTGCCCGAACAGCGGCGGGACCACCAGGCGATCATGCGCAAAGCCGGCATCGACATACGCCCGCAACAGGTCACCGTCGATTCAGAGCCGGTGCAGGCACTGGTAGGCGAGGTGGCGCAGCCGACCTACCCGCGCGGGGCTGCTTCGGTTACGCCGGGGCAGCCCGCCAGGAGTCGGCCGGCGGGTACGCGGCAGCGCAAACCCGTTCATGAGCGGCGCATTCCGGGACAGGTCGACACCGCTGGTCGGCAGGGTACGCGGCGCCGGCGCGCCGTACGTGCGCAGCGGGTCAGCGGGGCGGCGCGGACTGCGTAG
- a CDS encoding YoaK family protein: protein MPQPNPAREYGPESRVMMLGFSAVLALSAGFVNAVALLILAFPVGNLTAVTTQIGMNTANPWLYEGHMLVAILVGFLAGATMAGALLAPTGVVTGRRHAVVLTLEAGLLLLAALGLTEPFVAAQLATFGIEVTAVQALFAAAALGLQNALTSSFRGMAVRTTHFTGTVTDLGLMLGRSREHGIEKWKAAILLVTLLLFLCGGIAGLLVGAQIGGYALVVPAAMCAALAAANLLHSRGYRKEVRDEVAELARV, encoded by the coding sequence ATGCCGCAGCCCAATCCGGCCCGGGAGTACGGGCCCGAATCTCGTGTGATGATGCTCGGCTTTAGCGCGGTACTCGCGCTGAGCGCGGGCTTCGTCAACGCTGTCGCGCTGCTGATTCTGGCCTTCCCGGTCGGCAATCTCACCGCTGTAACCACCCAGATCGGGATGAACACGGCCAACCCGTGGTTGTACGAAGGTCACATGCTGGTTGCGATCCTCGTCGGATTTCTGGCGGGCGCGACGATGGCCGGGGCGTTGCTTGCGCCCACCGGTGTCGTGACAGGTCGTCGGCACGCCGTGGTTCTGACGCTCGAAGCCGGGCTGTTGTTGCTTGCCGCACTGGGCCTGACGGAACCATTCGTAGCGGCGCAACTTGCGACCTTTGGGATCGAAGTAACTGCGGTGCAGGCGCTTTTCGCTGCCGCCGCCCTCGGGCTGCAGAATGCGCTGACGTCGAGCTTCCGGGGGATGGCGGTCCGCACCACCCACTTCACCGGCACTGTCACCGATCTCGGACTCATGCTCGGCCGCAGTCGCGAGCACGGGATCGAGAAGTGGAAGGCCGCAATCCTTTTGGTCACGCTGTTGCTCTTCCTCTGTGGCGGCATCGCTGGGCTGCTAGTCGGCGCTCAGATTGGCGGTTACGCGCTGGTGGTTCCGGCCGCAATGTGTGCAGCGCTGGCGGCCGCCAACCTGTTGCACAGCCGCGGCTACCGCAAAGAAGTGCGGGACGAGGTTGCCGAATTGGCGCGTGTCTGA